CGGCCCATACAGGTTCGCAATCTCGGGTGCGAGACTCCGGATCCACATCACGTTGAAGAAGATGTGCAGGATGCCGCCGTGCAGCCAGCCCGCCGTCAGCAGCGTCCACCAGCGGCCCATGGCCACCACCGGGAACGCGCCACTCGCGCCCAGCAGGATCAGCATCTGCGTGTTGGGGCCAAGCCCCATCTGCATGCCGTCGCGCGAGAGGATCAGCGACAGCACGTAGAGGATGATGGTGCCGGCCGTGACGATGGGGACAAAGCCGAGGTCGTTGCCGAGGCTGCGCAGTGCCGGGCCGTAGCCCCAGAGGCCGGGATTGCGCCGCCCGCAGTTGTAGCAGTCGCCGTCGTTGACGCCCACCAGCACGCCGCACGACGAGCAAATGACGGACCCCTCGGTCTTCCGTTTGAACATCTGCTACGAAGTATAAAGAAAATGCAAACACGAAGGACACGAAGTTCAAACCACGAAGGACACGACGCCGAACCTATTGGTTTCTTCGTGCCCTTCGTGCTTTCCTTCGTGTCCTTCGTGGTTAGGCTTCTTTCAGTCCGTGCGTGCCGGCGGCGAAGCACGCCACGCCGACGCTGATCAGGCTCGCGCACGGCAGGACATCTCGCCGAGTGTAAACTGCCGCCAGATTTCGCCCTCGATCGCCAGGATCCCCAGCGGATCGGGCTGATCATTCAGCGGCCGGACGGCGTAGAATTGAGTATCGCTACCGAAATCATCGTCATCTTCTTCCTGATCCTCGCCAACGGCATCTTTGCCATGTCGGAGATTTCCGTCGTGGCCGCCAAGAAGGTGCGCCTGCAGCAGCGCGCCGAGGATGGCGACGAACGCGCCAAGACGGCGCTGGCGCTGACCCACGACCCCAGCCAGTTCCTGGCGACCGTGCAGGTCGGCATCACCATGGTCGGCGTGCTGGCCGGCGCCTACGGCGGCGCCACCCTGGCCGAGAAGCTGGCCGTGCCGATCGCCGAGGTCGCGATCCTGGCCCCCTACGCCGAGGGCGTGGCGCTCGCGCTGGTGGTGGCCGTCATCACCTACCTGTCGCTGATCGTCGGCGAGCTGGTGCCCAAGCGCATTGGCCTGAACAACCCGGAGTTGATCGCCTCGTGGGTGGCCGGGCCGATGATCGCGTTGTCGCGCATCGGCGCACCTGCCGTGGCGTTGCTCACGGCCTCGACCAACCTGGTGCTGCGCGTGTTCGGGATCAAGGGCAACGCCGAGCCGAACCTCACCGAAGACGAGATCAAGGCGCTGATCAGCCAGGGGGCCGAGACCGGCGCGGTTGGCGCCACCGAAGAGAACATCGTGCAGCGGGTGTTCCAGCTGGGCGACCTGCGCGTGGCCGCGATCATGACCCCGCGGCCCGACATCGAATGGATCGATGTCGATGCGACGGAAGAAGAGCTGCGCGAGTTTCTCGCCTCGCACGCGCACACCCAGTTCGTGGTCTGCCACGGCGGCCTCGACGAAGTGCTCGGCATTGTCCGCTCCGCCGACCTGCTGCCCATGGCGTTTCGCGGCGTGAACATCGACCTGCGCACGCTGACGCGGGAAGCGTTGTTTGTGCCCGACTCGATGCCGGCAGTCCAGCTGCTCGACTCGTTCCGCGGCTCGCACAAGCACGTGGCGCTGGTCATGGACGAGTACGGCGCCGTCGAAGGCCTGGTCACGGTCACCGACCTGCTGACCGCGATTGTCGGCGAACTGCCCGGCGATGCGGCCGAGGCGATTGGCGAGTTCGTCTCGCGCGGCGATGGCTCGTGGCTGGTCGATGGCTCGGCCTCGATGGAAACCGTGTCAACCCACTTCGGTCTCGAACCGCTGCCCGAGGAAGAAGCCGGCGCGTACCACACCATCGGCGGGTTCGTGATGGCGCGGCTCGGCCGCGTGCCGAAGACGGCCGACCAGTTCGAGTGGGGCGGCATGAAGTTCGAGGTCATGGACATGGACGGCCGGCGCATCGACAAGGTGCTCGTCATCAGAACCAGCCGGGGCGACACCGCGGGCCGGGGAGGCACCACCTGACGGGACGGCACTTCCTGACGGGACTGACCGCCGCGCTGCTCGTGGCGCCCACGGGGGCTCACGCGCTCCAGCAGCTCGGCGTGCTTCGCGTCACGGTCGCCGTGACTGCGGCCGACCAGCGGACGATGGCGGTGCCGCGGTACGCGTTGCTCATCAGCGACAACCCGGCCAGTGCGCCACCCCGCCGCATCCTGACCTCGGCCGATGGCGCCATCGAGATCCGGCTTGCCCCTGGCAGTTACACCGTAGAGTCGGATCGGGCGCTCGCGTTCGAGGGACAGGCGTACGTGTGGACGCAGATGGTGGATGTCGTCGCGGGCCGTGACACGGTGCTCGCGTTGAGCGGCGGCAACGCCGTGGTCGAGGCGGGAACGGCCGATGCGGTGCCGTTGGTCGAGCCTCCGGCGGCGTCGCCGGCGGCGGAGCGCAACCGGGCCGCGGCGGTCACCATCTGGACCCCGCTCACGCGCGCGACCGGGACGGTGATCGGCACGAACGGGTTGGTGCTCACCGATCACCAGGCCATCACCACCGGGGGTGGCGGCAAGCCCATCGTGGGGTGGCCTGTGACAGTGCAGCTCACGGCGACGTCGGCCATCAAGGTCGCGGCCACCGTGCTGGTGTCAGATGCCGCGCGCAACGTCGCCATTCTCTGGATCGATCCGGCGACGGCGGCATTGGTCGAGCCCGCGCCGCCCGGCTGTGGCGAGGTGTGCGATCTGGTCGCGATCGCGGAAACGAAGATGCAGGGCATGGCACCGCCACCAGGCACGCGCCTGCTGGTGGAGCCGGCCGCCGGATTCACCGCCGCCGCCTTGAACGATGCCCTGCGCGGTCCCGCCGGCCGCCAGCCGCCGTACCAGATGCCGGCAACTGATTTCGACATTTCCCTGATCACGCCGCTGCAGCTGTACGCCGCGCAGAATTGGCGGGCGCCCATGGACTTCAAGAACTGGGCCGGCTATGTCTCGGCGATCCCGCCCGTGCTGCTGGTGCGGGTCACGCCGAAACTCGCGGAGGGTTTCTGGACGAAGGTCGCGCGTGGCGCGGCGCAGACCCAGGGCATTGCCGTGCCGCCGATCCTGCGCCCCAAGTCCGGGTTCTCCCACCTGCGCGCGTACTGCGGCGAGACCGAGGTCGCGCCGATACACCCGTTCAAGCTCGAGCAGCACCTGTCGCCCACCGAGACCATCTACGAGGGCCTGTATGTGTTCGACCCGGGCGCGTTCCCGCCGGCCTGCGGCAGCGTCAAGCTCGTGGTCTATTCGGAGAAAGAGCCCAACCAACCCGATCCCCGGACCGTGGCGCCGAAAGTGGTCCAGCAGATCTGGCAGGACTTCGCGCCGTTACGGGACCGGCCCTAGCATGCCTCGAACGTCGCGCCCGGTCCTCGAGCGGTTTCTTCGCTACGTCACCTACGACACCCAGTCGCGCGAGGGTGCCAGCACCTATCCCAGCACACCAGGGCAGCTCGTCCTGCTTCGTGACCTGGCCGCGGAACTGCACGCCATGGGCATCGCCGACGCGGCGATCGACGAGCATGGTTATGTGATGGCCACGATTCCCGCGACCACGCGCAAGCCGGACGTGCCGGTGATCGGCTTCATCGCTCACGTCGACACCTCGCCCGAGATGAGCGGCGCCGGCGTCAAGCCAATCGTTCACCACGCTTACGACGGCCGCGACCTCGTGCTGCCGGACGACCCCACCGCGGTCCTGCGAGTGGCGGACCTGCCCTACCTCGGCGAGTGTCTCGGCCACGACCTCGTCACCGCCTCGGGCACGACACTGCTGGGGGCCGACAACAAGAGCGGCGTCGCCGAGATCATGACGGCGGCCGAGTGGCTGATCGCGCACCCCGAGATTCCGCATGGCGCGATCCGCATCGGCTTCACGCCGGACGAGGAAGTGGGGGAGGGCACGAAGCATTTCGACGTCGCCCGCTTTGGCGCGCGCTACGCCTACACCATGGACGGAGGGGCGCGCGGCGAGCTGGAGTTCGAAAGCTTTTCGGCCGATGCCATCACGTTCACGTTCCTCGGTTTCAACACCCACCCCGGCTATGCCAAGGGGCACATGGTCAACGCCATCAAGCTGGCGGCCCGGTTCATCGACCGCCTGCCGGCCGATCGCCTGTCGCCCGAGACCACCGATGGCCGCGAGGGGTTCGTGCACCCGTATGTCGTCGAGGCGGGTGTCGACCGCACCTCGGTGAAGTTGCTGGTGCGGGATTTCCGGACCGAAGGACTGGCGGAGAAGGAGCAGTGGCTCCGCTCGCTCGCGGCCGAGGTCGTGAGTGGCGTGGCCGGCGCGGCGTTCGAGGCCGTGGTCGAGGAGTCGTACCGCAACATGCGTGAGGTGCTCGACCAGCATCCGCTGGTCGTCGAGCGCGCGCGCGAGGCCATGGCCCGGGCCGGCGTGCGCGTGCGCGAGCGGCCCATCCGCGGCGGCACCGACGGCTCGCGACTGTCGTTCATGGGCCTGCCGACGCCTAATATCTTTGCCGGCGAGCAGAACTTCCACTCGCGCCTCGAGTGGG
This genomic interval from Acidobacteriota bacterium contains the following:
- the pepT gene encoding peptidase T, encoding MPRTSRPVLERFLRYVTYDTQSREGASTYPSTPGQLVLLRDLAAELHAMGIADAAIDEHGYVMATIPATTRKPDVPVIGFIAHVDTSPEMSGAGVKPIVHHAYDGRDLVLPDDPTAVLRVADLPYLGECLGHDLVTASGTTLLGADNKSGVAEIMTAAEWLIAHPEIPHGAIRIGFTPDEEVGEGTKHFDVARFGARYAYTMDGGARGELEFESFSADAITFTFLGFNTHPGYAKGHMVNAIKLAARFIDRLPADRLSPETTDGREGFVHPYVVEAGVDRTSVKLLVRDFRTEGLAEKEQWLRSLAAEVVSGVAGAAFEAVVEESYRNMREVLDQHPLVVERAREAMARAGVRVRERPIRGGTDGSRLSFMGLPTPNIFAGEQNFHSRLEWVSVQDMAKAVDTIVELARVWEEHAE
- a CDS encoding hemolysin family protein; amino-acid sequence: MSIATEIIVIFFLILANGIFAMSEISVVAAKKVRLQQRAEDGDERAKTALALTHDPSQFLATVQVGITMVGVLAGAYGGATLAEKLAVPIAEVAILAPYAEGVALALVVAVITYLSLIVGELVPKRIGLNNPELIASWVAGPMIALSRIGAPAVALLTASTNLVLRVFGIKGNAEPNLTEDEIKALISQGAETGAVGATEENIVQRVFQLGDLRVAAIMTPRPDIEWIDVDATEEELREFLASHAHTQFVVCHGGLDEVLGIVRSADLLPMAFRGVNIDLRTLTREALFVPDSMPAVQLLDSFRGSHKHVALVMDEYGAVEGLVTVTDLLTAIVGELPGDAAEAIGEFVSRGDGSWLVDGSASMETVSTHFGLEPLPEEEAGAYHTIGGFVMARLGRVPKTADQFEWGGMKFEVMDMDGRRIDKVLVIRTSRGDTAGRGGTT